One window of the Dreissena polymorpha isolate Duluth1 chromosome 5, UMN_Dpol_1.0, whole genome shotgun sequence genome contains the following:
- the LOC127831883 gene encoding uncharacterized protein LOC127831883, with the protein MNIFNTRWLLYFIWISSHQSVMQCLEFDKWFSIPELLGYQYTVTNENATYKECKKNCFDKYNGSLAKQLAGFVPNFKTAFEMFDLMKHEIYFAWTEANQTCAQIVVTHTEVFLFPTENCSSPAHCLCEQLFPNTEFEKWFSVLKFQEYQFIVTKANRTYEECKKTCISKYNGSLVVQRSEFLQNLKTVLLATRMHFFAWTEAEETCGMIIAIPTNVWAYRNASCSSPAHCLCEQLITTTESLSGSTLPDFNQSTWILDNLNEYFVSYYKSTLPEARAFCKTLNATLVAFRDVAQYLKLSGRIQLHAAEYWVDDAMPVDNSTCLKLNAAEGSLQSRDCSELAYSICNRFAFQNNISQVLERPEFVEMIREMTVVKNTTSMTVRKLKSAEDKRTVAKVSGTVAICMMAGTFLIIFLSDFSRILRTVFN; encoded by the exons ATGAATATATTTAACACTCGGTGGTTGTTGTATTTCATCTGGATTAGCAGTCATCAGTCAGTGATGCAGTGCTTAG AATTTGACAAGTGGTTCTCGATTCCTGAGTTGCTCGGATACCAGTACACTGTAACGAATGAAAATGCGACGTATAAAGAATGCAAGAAGAACTGCTTTGATAAATACAACGGATCTCTTGCTAAGCAACTAGCCGGTTTTGTGCCAAATTTCAAAACCGCTTTCGAGATGTTCGATCTGatgaaacatgaaatatattttgcATGGACAGAAGCTAACCAAACATGTGCACAAATAGTTGTAACACATACTGAGGTATTTTTATTCCCAACTGAAAACTGCTCGAGTCCGGCACACTGCCTCTGTGAACAATTGTTTCCAAATACAG AGTTTGAAAAGTGGTTCTCGGTACTCAAGTTCCAAGAATACCAGTTCATTGTAACCAAAGCAAATAGGACATATGAAGAGTGCAAAAAGACATGCATCAGTAAATACAACGGATCTCTTGTTGTGCAACGTTCCGAGTTTTTACAAAACTTGAAAACCGTTCTGTTGGCAACTCGCATGCATTTTTTCGCGTGGACAGAAGCTGAAGAAACATGTGGAATGATTATCGCAATACCAACTAACGTATGGGCGTATAGGAATGCTAGCTGCTCCTCACCGGCACACTGCCTTTGCGAACAATTAATCACAACCACAG AGTCACTGTCAGGATCAACACTGCCCGACTTTAATCAGAGCACATGGATTCTGGACAATCTCAACGAGTATTTCGTCAGCTACTACAAGTCCACACTCCCCGAAGCACGTGCATTCTGCAAGACGTTGAACGCGACACTCGTGGCTTTTAGAGATGTTGCTCAGTACTTGAAGCTTAGTGGCAGAATCCAACTTCATGCGGCTGAATATTGGGTCGATG ACGCAATGCCTGTTGACAACTCTACGTGTCTGAAGCTGAACGCGGCTGAAGGTAGTCTTCAGTCACGTGACTGCAGTGAACTGGCCTACAGTATCTGTAACAGATTTGCATTCCAAAACAACATTTCGCAG GTTCTGGAGCGACCCGAGTTTGTTGAGATGATTCGAGAGATGACAGTAGTGAAAAACACGACGTCAATGACTGTGAGGAAACTTAAGTCTGCTGAAGACAAGAGGACCGTTGCTAAGGTCAGCGGAACTGTCGCCATTTGCATGATGGCGGGAACATTTTTGATTATCTTCTTGAGCGATTTCTCGAGGATTCTGAGAACAGTTTTTAATTAG